From the Paenibacillus sp. R14(2021) genome, the window CTCAAGATAAATAATTATCGGGAGGGTGATGGATTTGAAAAGAAGTGAAATCGTCGCTGCGCGGAAGCGGACAGCGGATATTTTGGACCGCGCCGGCATTGCGCTAACGCCGTATGAACGGGAAACGATCGAGATTGCGGACTTCGGGCTGGGCGATTTGCAGCGGCAGGGCCTGGAAATTGTCACCTGCATCAACACGGACCGCTACTGCGCCAAGGAGCTTGTGCTGTTCCCGGGCCAAACCTGCCCCGAGCATCTGCATCCTCCTGTCGACGGCGGCCTTGGCAAAATGGAAACGTTCCGGTGCCGCTCAGGCTTGGTGTATCTCTATGTAGAAGGGGAAAACAGCGGCATTATCCAAGCGGAAGTACCGCCGGGGAGCGAGGACTATTATACGGTCTTCCGCGAAATCGAACTGCGCCCAGGGCAGCAGTATACAATCCCGCCGGGCACGAAGCATTGGTTCCAGGCAGGGGAAAGAGGGGCGGTCGTATCGGAGTTCTCGAGCACGAGCCGCGACGAATATGATCTATTCACGGATCCGAACGTGAGGCGGATTCCGATCGTGGACGAAGCGATATAAACGGTCTCGCCCTCGCAGTTGTTCGAGCAGAATCGGACTGACCGTTCGAGGCGGCCGGTTCTGCTGCGGACTTGACCGATGCCGGGGAAGCCGCCAATTTCATATGCACAAAGGGGAGTTCATCATGCTTCAGGAAGTGATTGCAAGCCAGCTTCGCGGCATCGTCGGCGAGAAGTGGTTCAGAGACGACCGGGAATCGCTCATTACTCATTCCTATGACGGCACGCCGATGCTGCAGTCGCTTCCGGACGGCGTGATCTATCCCGAGAATACAGATCAGGTCGCCGCTATTCTGAGGCTTCTTCAACAATACCGGGTCCCTGTCGTGAGCCGCGGCTCAGGCACGAATCTGTGCGGGGGCACGGTACCCGTGGAGGGCGGCGTCGTCATGGTCATGCACCGGATGAACCGCATCTTGGAGGTCGACCTTGAGAATCTCACGGCGACGTTGCAGCCGGGGCTGAACACCAAGACCTTCATCTCGCATGTGGAAGGACTGGGGCTCTTCTATCCCCCAGATCCCAGCAGTATGGCGATCTCGACGATCGGCGGCAATATTGCCGAATGTTCGGGCGGTCTGCGTGGACTGAAGTACGGCACGACGAAGGATTACGTCATCGGCCTTGAGGCCGTGCTGGCGAGCGGCGAAATTATTCGTACCGGCGGTAAGCTGATGAAGGACGTGGCCGGCTACGATTTGACCAAGCTGCTTGTCGGCTCGGAAGGCACGCTCGCCGTCATTACGGAAGCGACGCTGAAGCTCATTCCGCCGCCGAAGAGCAAGAAGACGATGCTTGCGATGTATAAGGACCTCTACGGCGCGGCGCGTACCGTGTCCAGCATTATCGAGAGCCGGATCATTCCGGCAACGCTGGAGTTTCTGGACAATCCGACGATCCGGGTCGTCGATGATTTTGCGAAGCTGGGCCTGCCGCTCGATATGGCGGCCATCCTGCTGATCGAGCAGGATGGCGATCCCGAGACGGTGGAGCGGGACATTGCGCGTATCGCGGACATTTGCAGGAGCGAGAACGCGGAGCGCGTAAGCATCGCGGCCGATGAGGCGGAGGCGCTGAAGCTGCTGACAGCGCGAAGGAGCGCTTTCACCGCGCTCGCCCGGCTGCGGCCGACGACGATTCTCGAGGATGCGACGGTGCCGCGCTCGAAGATCGCGGAGATGGTGCTCGCGATCAACGAAATCGCGGCGCGCCACCGCGTCACAATTTGCACGTTCGGACATGCCGGCGACGGCAATCTGCATCCGACGGCGACGACGGACGCGCGCGATGCCGAAGAGATTCACCGCGTGGAGGCGGCGTTCGAGGACATCTTCGAAGCGGCGATCGCGCTAGGCGGCACGATAACCGGCGAGCACGGCGTCGGGCTCGTGAAGGCGCCGTTCCTGGAGTGGAAGGTAGGCACGGCAGGCATCGAGGTGATGCGGGCGATTAAGCTGGCTTTCGACCCGAGCAATATCTTGAACCCGGGCAAAATCTTCGCGAAGTCGGCTCGCAAAAGGGTGGTGCTCGGCCGTGGTTAAGACGCTTAGCGACATGATCCCGGCTTCGCCCGGCGGGACCTGGGGCGAGCTTGCGTCCTCACTGAAGCAATCGCTGGATTATGATCAGCTCACCAACTGCATGCGCTGCGGCTTCTGTCTCCCGGCCTGCCCGACCTTCCGGGAAACAGGCATCGAAGCGGAGTCGCCGCGCGGCCGCATTGCCCTGATGAAGGCGGTCGCTGACGGCTTGATGGATCCGGACGCGGCCTTCGAGACGCAGATGAACCATTGCCTCGGCTGCCGTGCCTGCGAACCGGCTTGTCCGGCGGACGTGAAGTACGGGCAGCTGCTGGAGCAGGCGCGATCATCCATTGAGATGCATACGAAGACGCACCGCTGGTGGGTGAAGACGTTGCGGAAGGCCGCCTTCGACGGCATGTTTCCGCATCAAGGCCGAATGCGCCTGCTGGGCGGAGCGCTGCAGCTGTACCAGCGGTCCGGCCTGCGCAAGCTGGTCCGAGGCGCCGGCTTGATGCGGCTGTTTCCGGCACCTATGCGGGAGATGGAAGCGATTCTGCCGGATGCCGCCTACAAGGGCGTCGTGGAGCAGATCGGCGCGTTCCATCCGGCGAAGGGCGATCGTATCGCTACGGTCGGCCTGTTCCGCGGCTGCATCATGGACGTGCTGTTCACGGAAACGAACAAGCACACGGTCGAGCTGCTGAATGAAGCGGGCTTCGATGTCGTGATCCCGGATGCGCAGAACTGCTGCGGCGCGCTCCATGCCCATAGCGGCGAACAGGAGGGGGCGAAGTCGCTCGCGCGTCGTAATATCTCGGCATTCGAGGCGGCCGGCGTGGATTGGATCGTCTCCAATGCAGGCGGGTGCGGCGCGCTGCTCGTGGAGTATGATCATCTGCTGCATGACGATCCGCAGTGGAGCGGCGGTGCAGCCTGGTTCGCGAAGCGGGCCGTTGACGTGAGCAAGCTGCTCGTGGAGCACGGGCTTCTGCAGGCTTCAGTGCAAACGGCCGTGCCCGTGGGAACGCAGGGGGCTGCCACTGCGCGGGTCGGTGCATCAGACATAGGCAGCACAGCATCATCGCCGGCCGGCGGCGAGGTGCTTGCAGCCGATCCCGGCCGCAGGGGTTCCTGCGGCGGATCGAATGGAGCCACGCCCCCCGCTGCTGCTGTCGAAATGGTTCGCATCACGTATCAGGATTCGTGCCATCTGCGCAACGTGATGCGTTCTTCCGACGCGCCGCGCACGCTGATGCGCAGCGTGGCGAACGCCGAATTCATCGAGCTTGCAGAAAGCGACCGCTGCTGCGGATCGGCGGGAATCTACAACTTGACGCAGCCCGAGATGGCGGGTCAAATTCTGGATCATAAGATGGAACAGGTGAAACGGACGAACGCCTATTATTTGCTGACGAGCAATCCCGGCTGCCTGCTGCAGATGAAGCTTGGCATCGAGAAGCATGGGATGAGCGGCGATATGCAGGCCGTGCATCTGGTTGATTTTCTGCATGAGCGGATCTGCGTCCGTTAGTTCGAAGAGAGGAAGACTGTGCTGCACCGTGAACCGTGCATAATCGCTGCCACGGCCGAAGCTGGTTATGTCAGTCATGCGCGAATCGACGTTTACATGTGC encodes:
- a CDS encoding D-lyxose/D-mannose family sugar isomerase, with product MDLKRSEIVAARKRTADILDRAGIALTPYERETIEIADFGLGDLQRQGLEIVTCINTDRYCAKELVLFPGQTCPEHLHPPVDGGLGKMETFRCRSGLVYLYVEGENSGIIQAEVPPGSEDYYTVFREIELRPGQQYTIPPGTKHWFQAGERGAVVSEFSSTSRDEYDLFTDPNVRRIPIVDEAI
- a CDS encoding FAD-linked oxidase C-terminal domain-containing protein, yielding MLQEVIASQLRGIVGEKWFRDDRESLITHSYDGTPMLQSLPDGVIYPENTDQVAAILRLLQQYRVPVVSRGSGTNLCGGTVPVEGGVVMVMHRMNRILEVDLENLTATLQPGLNTKTFISHVEGLGLFYPPDPSSMAISTIGGNIAECSGGLRGLKYGTTKDYVIGLEAVLASGEIIRTGGKLMKDVAGYDLTKLLVGSEGTLAVITEATLKLIPPPKSKKTMLAMYKDLYGAARTVSSIIESRIIPATLEFLDNPTIRVVDDFAKLGLPLDMAAILLIEQDGDPETVERDIARIADICRSENAERVSIAADEAEALKLLTARRSAFTALARLRPTTILEDATVPRSKIAEMVLAINEIAARHRVTICTFGHAGDGNLHPTATTDARDAEEIHRVEAAFEDIFEAAIALGGTITGEHGVGLVKAPFLEWKVGTAGIEVMRAIKLAFDPSNILNPGKIFAKSARKRVVLGRG
- a CDS encoding (Fe-S)-binding protein; the protein is MIPASPGGTWGELASSLKQSLDYDQLTNCMRCGFCLPACPTFRETGIEAESPRGRIALMKAVADGLMDPDAAFETQMNHCLGCRACEPACPADVKYGQLLEQARSSIEMHTKTHRWWVKTLRKAAFDGMFPHQGRMRLLGGALQLYQRSGLRKLVRGAGLMRLFPAPMREMEAILPDAAYKGVVEQIGAFHPAKGDRIATVGLFRGCIMDVLFTETNKHTVELLNEAGFDVVIPDAQNCCGALHAHSGEQEGAKSLARRNISAFEAAGVDWIVSNAGGCGALLVEYDHLLHDDPQWSGGAAWFAKRAVDVSKLLVEHGLLQASVQTAVPVGTQGAATARVGASDIGSTASSPAGGEVLAADPGRRGSCGGSNGATPPAAAVEMVRITYQDSCHLRNVMRSSDAPRTLMRSVANAEFIELAESDRCCGSAGIYNLTQPEMAGQILDHKMEQVKRTNAYYLLTSNPGCLLQMKLGIEKHGMSGDMQAVHLVDFLHERICVR